The Phaeacidiphilus oryzae TH49 region TCGCCCTTGGTCAGCCGCAGATGCGAGTCCGGGTCGTAGACGTTGTTGTCCACGCAGACCGGCACCCCGCCGACGGCGTCCGCCATCGAGACCACCCCGGAGAAGTCCACCATCATGTAGTGGTTGATCGGGATCCCGGTCAGCTTGTACCAGGTGTAGACCGTGCAGGAGGGGCCGCCGCGGCTCAGCGAGGTGGTGATCTGCTGGTGCGGGGTCGCCGGGTAGACCTTGCCGGTCTTCGGGTCCTTGCACTGCGGGATGTCGACCATGGTGTCCCGCGGGATCGACAGCAGCGAGGCGTTGCTGTGGTCCGCCGAGACGTGCAGCAGCATCTCCACGTCGGCGTGGAGGGGACCGCCCACCGAGCTCTTGGCGCCGCCCAGCTTGAGGTCCTCGGCCGTGTTCCGGCTGTCCGAGCCGATCAGCAGGATGTTCAGCGCGCCGTCGCTGCTGGAGGAGGGCATGTCGCCGGCGCTGAGCGCGCCGTGCTGGATGTTGCCGTCCAGGTGCTTGACGTACAGCCAGCCGCTGACCAGGCAGATCGCCACCACCGCGGCCAGGCTCAGGGCGAGCGGCTTCAGATAGCGCCGGCCGCCGGCCGCCGCGCGGCCGCGACCGCTGCCCCGGCCGCGCCCGGCGCTGCGTCCGCGCCCACCGCCGCTCCCCCGCGGCCGTGGCCGCCGCCTCCGCCGCGGCCGTGTCCGGCCCCGCCAGGCCCGCCGCGCCCGCCGGCGGAGCGGGAGGGCTGCCGGGAGACCGCGGGGACGGCGATCGTGCTGCCCACCCCCGAGTCGTACGGCTCGTCGCCGTACGGCGGTCCGCCCGGTCCGCCCGGTCCACCGGGCCCGCCGCCGTGCCGGGCCGTCGAGGGGGAGTGGCCGCCGGCTCGCCCGGGGCGCGGCGACCGGCGGGCGGGGGAGGGGCCGTGCGGCGGGCACCGCGTCCAGCCGCGCGCGCCGGCCCGGCTGCCGCGCGGCGGCCGGGCCGGGGCGGGGCGAATTCGTTCTCGTCCGTGCTCATCTGCGCGCGGGCTGCCCTTTCCTGACGTTTTCGACGAATGCTGTGCTGCTGTGCTCCGACGCCCGCCCGCCCCCCGGCGGCCTGGAGCCGCCGGCGGACCGGCGCCCGGTCAGCCGGAGGCGGCCGGGCAGCCGCCGGCGGGCTGCGCCAGCGGCTTGCCGACCCCGCGGAAGTCCTGACCGAGAGTCAGCACCATGGGGGTGCGGGGACCCGTGTCCTTCCCGGTGGCGTGCAGCGCGGACGCGGGCAGGCGCATCGCGGCCACCAGGGTGCGCGCCTGGTCCGCATGCGCCGGTGCGTACACCAGGGAGGTGTGCGCCTGTACCGAGGCCGGCCCGCCGTTGCTGGTGCGCAGGTAGCCCTGGTGGTTCTGCATCCAGGTGAGGACGGTCTCCGCCTGACCGAAGGCACCGCTGCCGTTGAGCACGGTCACCCGGACGTCGATCGGGGCCGCGTCGGGACCGGGGGGAAGCGCCGGGGCGGAGGCCGTGGCGGAGGTCGTCGCGGGGGCCCGGCAGCTCGCACCGGTGCCGCCCTTGGCGGCGTCGCCTCCGGCCGCCGCCTTGCCCGCGGCGCCCGAGGAGATCCCGGAGACGGAGGCCGATCCGGCGGCCCCGGCCGACGCCGGCGGTGTCCCGCCGCCCCGCAGGAAGAGGACGCAGACCGCCGCGACCACCACCGCCAGGAAGCCGAAGGCGGCGGTCAGCCAGGCACCGGTCCGCGCCTTCCGCGCGGCCAGCGCCCGCCGCCGGGCCAGCCGGCCCCGGGCCGCGGGGCGCCGAGCGGCGCCCCCTCGGCGAACTCGGCCTGCCCGCCACGGCCGCCGGACGCGCCGAAAGCGGCGGAGGCCCCGGGCTCGGCGTGAGCGCCGGGCTCTGCATGAGCGCCCGGGTCGCTGTGAACGCCGGGCTCGCCGTGAAGGCCGGGCCCGGCATGAGCGCCCGGGACGCCGTGAGCGCCAAGCTCGGCGTGAGCGCCCGGCTCGCCGTGAAGGCCGGTTTCGCCGTGGGCGCCGCGCGTGCCCGGCGTGGCGGGCGGTCCGAGTGCGCCGGGGTCCGTCTGGGCCCAGCCGGGGCCCTTCGGGTACGCGGCGCCGGTCCGCGGCTGCCGGTGGGCGGGTGGCGTCACGGGGGGGTCTGCGTCGAGCGGGTTCACCCCTGTCCCTCCACGTGCCGTGCTTGCGGTATGCCTCTCCACCCTCCCCCGAGTCCGCCTGGCGCGGGGGCCCTCCGGCGCCACCCTAACCGCCCGATCCCCCGCCTCCCCGGATCGGTGACAAATTCCACCCCTCACTCGCCCTTTGAGTTTGCCGCTACTTGCCGCAGATGTCCTGGTTCGCCACCCGTCCGCTGTATGCCGACGGTGACGGCGAGGGCGTCCCCGAGACAGATGGTGACGCAGTGTCACTCACTCCCTGCGCCCCCCGAGTGGGGGACAGCATCCCGGACGTTGACGCGGAGATCGAGCCGGAGGCCGAAGCCGAAGCCGAAGCCGAGGCCGAGGCGGAGCCCGAGGCCGTCGCCCCGGCCACGGCCGCAGGCGTCACCGGCTGATCGTTCCGCAGCTCGTTCCACAGGTCGGTCGCGGCCGGCTCGGTGAACTGCAGCCGGTTCGGGTCCGGCGGGTACTGCTCCACCGGGGCGGTGATGAAGACGGTCTGTCCGGCCGAGGTCGACTTCAGGCTGCGGGCCAGCGAGTACAGCTTCTCCAGGCTGTCCAGGCCGGGGTCGACGGTCAGCGCGGAGGTGGCGGCGTCCAGCAGCGGGATCAGCTTCGTCGGGTTGAGCAGCACCCCGGTGTTCTCCGCCGACTGCACCAGGGAGGAGAGGAACTCCTGCTGGCGGCCGATCCGCTCGGTGTCCGTGCCGTCGCCGAGGGAGTAGCGGACCCGGACGAAGCCGAGCGCCTGGGACCCGTCCAGGTGCTGGCGGCCGGCCGGCAGGTTCAGCTTGGCGTCCTTGTCGTTCACCGGCTGGGAGAGGCAGACGTCCACCCCGCCCATCGCGTCCACCATCTTCTTGAAGCCGGTGAAGTCGACCACCATGAAGTGGTCGATCCGGATCCCGGTCGCCTGCTCCACGGTGCGGATCGTGCAGGCCGTGCCGCCGTTGGAGTAGGCCCAGTTGAACTGGGCGTGCTCCGGCAGGGTGTGCTTCCCGTCCGGCAGCTGGCAGGCGGGGATCCGCACCATCGTGTCGCGCGGGATGCTCACCGCGGTGACGTGCCGGCGATCGGCGGAGAGGTGCAGCAGGATCGTGGTGTCCGAGCGGGCGCCCGAGCCGGCGTCCCCGTACTGGGCGTTGGCGCCGTCCCGGTTGTCCGAGCCGATCAGCAGGATGTTCTCGGCGTGCTCGGCGCCGGCCGCGACGGTCGGCCGGGCCTGCGGCGGGCCGAGGAGCTTCTCGGTCGTCGAGTCGGCCTTGATGTTCCCGCTGAACCTGTTGTACGCGTACCAGACCGCGCCCGTGACGACGACGATGATCAGGGCGAGGGTCCCCGCGGTCCAGGCCAGGATCCGTCGGCGGCGCCGGCGGCGGGGGCGGGGAGCGGGGTGCGCTCCGGGGTGCTCGGCCGGCTGCTCTGCCGACTGCTCGGCCGGCTGCTCCGCCGGCTGCTCGGGCGACTGCTCTGCGGGGTGCTCCGTGGCGCCGCCCTGCTCGGGCTGCTGGGGTCGATCCGGTATCGGCTCGGGTCCTTCGCTGCTCACGTCGCTTCCCGTCTTCTCGTCGCGGTCCGGATCGGATCCACGGTGTGGGACCGTCCGCTGGACAAGAGGGTTGTGCGCACCTCGCAATGATTTCCGAAAAGCCCCTTGAATCGGTGCCGATGTCCGTACCGATGCTCGCCTGCCCCTGGCCGGGACGCCTACGCACTGCCCCGAATGGGTTACTCCCCGCGTCTACGCGCCTGCTCGGAACGGGTGCGCAGGCAAGCCGACGGGCCGGGCCGCGGCAGCGGTCCGGCCCGTGGTGGGAGGCATGATCCGGAGTCCCCTCCGGCGGGGGGTCACCCGAAGCGGTGGGTCACCCGCTCCGCGGCGGCCCGCTCGTCCAGCGACGGATCGCCGGCCGGAGCCGAGTGACGGCAGAGCACCACCGATGCGCCGGCGGCCAGTGGCGCAAGCAGTCCGGCGGTCATTCCCTCCCAGGTGTCGAACGGCAGGGTGCTCAGCACCCGCGAGCCCGGCGCCAGCCCGAGCTCCGCCGCCCGCTCGATCGCCCCCGCGGTGACCTGGGCGCCGGTCAGCACGGCCCCGTCGATCTCCAGCGCGGGCCGGTCCGGGTCGACCGGGGCGTACGGCACGAAGCGGTCGCCCTGGGCGGGCACCTCGGTGGCGTAGTCCAGGAAGCCGGGCGGCAGCTGCGGGAAGCGCGCGCCCAGCGGGCGCAGCGCGAGCGCCACCCGCTCGCCGGGGCACTCCGCGGCCGCGTCCAGCGTGTCGGGGCCGCTGACCGCCAGATCGGCCTCGGCCGGGTCCCCGCCCATGCAGGCGTTGACGCCCACCGACCAGCAGGCCAGCAGCCAGATCGCGGTCTGCCAGTGCGCCGGCAGCAGCACCGCGGCCCGGTCGCCGGGCGCGGCCGAGAGGTCGTCCTGGAGCAGGTTGGCGGTCTTGGCGACCCAGTTGTCCAGCGTCTTGACGGAGAGCTCGACTCTCTCGCCCGACGCGTCGTCGTAGAAGGTGACGATCGGCCGCGCCGGGTCGACCTCGAGTGAGGACCGCAGCAGGTCGGCAGGAGTCTGCGCACCGCCGCCAGCGCCCAGGGGGGGCTGGGAGTTGCCCCCAGCGAAAGTCTCGTTCTGGCTCATGGTGCGCTCCACCCTAGCCCGTACTTCTTATGGCCTCGCGCAGGTGTGCGGGGGGCCCGCGGAAGGAACGGTGCGCGCGGGGGCGCGTGCGCCGTAGCGCGCGACCTGGGACCGGTTCTGAGGTGGCGTCAGTTTGGATAAAGGTTCAATATCCTATTTATGAGCATTCGCCCCGTCTTGCCCCTGAGTGCCTCCGCGCTGGTGCTGACCATCGGCGCCGCCGTGGCCTGCTCCTCCGTCGCGGTCGGCGCGACCGATGCGGCAAACGCAGCCGTCCGCTCGTCCGCTGACGACGCGTCAGGCGCCGCCGCCTCCGCCGCCATCCCCGGCAGTACCACCACCCTCTCCCTCGCGGGCGCGGCCGGCCCCGCCGCCGTCGCCGGCACGGCCACCCGCCGGGCGCTGCCCACCGCGACCGCGACCCTCACCGCGACCCCCACCGCTGCCTCCTCCGCGGC contains the following coding sequences:
- a CDS encoding LytR C-terminal domain-containing protein, whose translation is MVVAAVCVLFLRGGGTPPASAGAAGSASVSGISSGAAGKAAAGGDAAKGGTGASCRAPATTSATASAPALPPGPDAAPIDVRVTVLNGSGAFGQAETVLTWMQNHQGYLRTSNGGPASVQAHTSLVYAPAHADQARTLVAAMRLPASALHATGKDTGPRTPMVLTLGQDFRGVGKPLAQPAGGCPAASG
- a CDS encoding LCP family protein codes for the protein MSSEGPEPIPDRPQQPEQGGATEHPAEQSPEQPAEQPAEQSAEQPAEHPGAHPAPRPRRRRRRRILAWTAGTLALIIVVVTGAVWYAYNRFSGNIKADSTTEKLLGPPQARPTVAAGAEHAENILLIGSDNRDGANAQYGDAGSGARSDTTILLHLSADRRHVTAVSIPRDTMVRIPACQLPDGKHTLPEHAQFNWAYSNGGTACTIRTVEQATGIRIDHFMVVDFTGFKKMVDAMGGVDVCLSQPVNDKDAKLNLPAGRQHLDGSQALGFVRVRYSLGDGTDTERIGRQQEFLSSLVQSAENTGVLLNPTKLIPLLDAATSALTVDPGLDSLEKLYSLARSLKSTSAGQTVFITAPVEQYPPDPNRLQFTEPAATDLWNELRNDQPVTPAAVAGATASGSASASASASASASGSISASTSGMLSPTRGAQGVSDTASPSVSGTPSPSPSAYSGRVANQDICGK
- a CDS encoding TIGR03089 family protein encodes the protein MSQNETFAGGNSQPPLGAGGGAQTPADLLRSSLEVDPARPIVTFYDDASGERVELSVKTLDNWVAKTANLLQDDLSAAPGDRAAVLLPAHWQTAIWLLACWSVGVNACMGGDPAEADLAVSGPDTLDAAAECPGERVALALRPLGARFPQLPPGFLDYATEVPAQGDRFVPYAPVDPDRPALEIDGAVLTGAQVTAGAIERAAELGLAPGSRVLSTLPFDTWEGMTAGLLAPLAAGASVVLCRHSAPAGDPSLDERAAAERVTHRFG